CTTTTTTTGTTCTGTTGTCATTGCGAGGAGGGGGCGAAGCCTCGACGTGGCAATCTGTTCTGTTCACGAGAAGACTTACAAAATTTCTTTCAATACGCTTATAAATTTATCTAGATCCTGAACTTCATTCATTTCGGTTATTGCAACTAAGATACAGTCTTCAAATTCTTTAAATTTATTACCCAGATTGATTCCTGCCAGAATATTTTCCGCTTCAAGCTTTTTAATAAGTTCATCAGCAGAAACAGATTCAACTTTTATCGCAAATTCATTGAGAAAATCAGAATATAAAACTTTAATTCCCTTAATTTCATTGAGTTTTTCCGCAAGATAATGCGCTCTTTGCACCGAAATATTTGCAATTTCTTTTAGTCCTTCAGGTCCTGTCACAGAAAGATAAATTGTTGCAGTAAGTGCCATAAGCGCTTGATTAGAGCAAATGTTGCTTGCGGCTTTTTCTCTTTTGATATGCTGCTCTCTGGTTTGAATTGTCAGGGTAAAAGCATCGCTTCCATCCCTGTCTTTTGATAAGCCTACAATTCTTCCGGGTATTTGTCTCAAATATTCGTTTTTGCAGGCAATAAATCCGCAGTGCGGTCCGCCATAATTCATTCCTAAGCCCAGCTGCTGAAGATCTCCGACAACAATATCCGCATTGTATTTCGAAGGATTATTAAGTATTGCAAGACTTACAATATCAGCACAAATTATAAGTTTAGCCTTAGAATTTATTGTTTTTTCAGAGATTTTAACCAGATTTTCTGTGCAACCAAGATAATTCGGATTCTGAATTAGTACACAAGCGTAATCATCAAGGTTTATTTCATCGGATATTTCCGAATGTCCTTCTGAAATACTTAGATACTCGATTTCAATTCCTGCACCATAGCAGTATGTCCGGATAACTTTCTTGTAATCAGGATTTAAAACATAACTAACTAACGCTTTTGTCTTTTTTGTTATTCTGGACGCCATAAGTATTGCTTCTGCGCAGGCTGTAGCACCATCATAAACAGACGCATTGGCAACATCCATGCCGGTTAAGTTGCATAACATTGACTGGTAGTCATAAATAACCTGAAGAGTTCCCTGACTAACTTCGGGTTGATAAGGGGTATAAGCTGTAATGAATTCTGAACGCTGGGTAATAGTGTTTATACAGCTGGGAATATACCTGTTATAAGTTCCTCCTCCCAGAAAAGATATGCAGTTTTGTGCAGTTTTGTTCTTATTAGCAAGTTCTTGTAAGCGTTTTTTTGCTTCAAGTTCGCTTAATCCTTCAGGAATATTTAAATTATTGATTTTTGCTTTTGCAGGAATGTTAATAAATAAATCTTCAATAGAATTCAACCCGATTTCATTAAGCATTTCCTGGCGGGTTTCCTTGGTATGCGGCAAAAAGTTATGCAAATTAATCTTCCTCTTGAATAAATTCTTTGTATTCTTGATATGTCATAGTTTCTGCGATTTCAGATTCTTTAAAATCTTTAATTTTAACGAGCCATCCTTCTCCAAAACAGTCGTTATTGATTAATTCAGGTTGTTCTACAACTTTTTCGTTAATTTCAACAACTGTTCCGCTAACCGGCAAATATAATTCAGAAGCGGCTTTGACGGATTCTATAGTTCCAAAAATATCACCTTTTTTGAATGATGAATCAACTTCAGGAAGTTCAATAAAGACAACATCACCAAGTTGTTCAACAGCAAAATCGGTAACTCCGATTTTTAAAATTTTATTTTCTTTAACTAAATATTCGTGACTCTTTGTACATAAAATATTTGTCATATCTGTTGTCATTTTTCAGTCCTCTTTTATATTAGCGCTCGTTTGAATTTATGATTTTAATTATGTGAATAAAACGGTCTTTTAACAATTTCCGCTGGATGTAATTTGCCCCGTATCATGATATCAATTTTTGTTCCGACTGAGGTCGATTTGCCAGTATTTATGTAGCCGAGTCCAATGTTTTCACTGATAAAAGAGGCCACTCCTCCGCTTGTTACCACGCCGGCATCTTCATTATTTATATAAATCCTGTAATCATGTCTTGGAATTGACTTATCAATCATTTTAAACCCGACAAGTTTTTTGGCTTCGTTCTTTTGATTAATTTGAGATAAAATTTTATTTTTTCCAAAATAATCTTCTTTCTTGTCCTTTGAAATTGTCCAGGTAAGAGAAGCCTCAACAGGAGTTGTATTTTCGTTCATATCCTGACCATAAAGAAATAAACCTGCTTCAAGTCTTAAAGTATCTCTGGCAGCAAGTCCAATAGGTTTTAGTCCGAATTTTTCGCCTTTTGACAAAATTTCTTCCCATAATCTTGCAGCTTCTTCATTTTTTATAATTATTTCAAATCCGTCTTCTCCGGTATATCCTGTAGAAGCGACCAAAACATCTGTATTTAACAGTTTTGATTCTTTTATAAAAAATCTTTTTGGCTGATTTTCTTTTGTTATTCCCATATTAGCTAGAATATCAGAAGCCAAAGGTCCTTGTAATGCAATCATTGAAAGGTTATTTGATTGATTGTCTATAACCAAATCCGAATTTTCTTTATTGCCTAAAAGCCATGCTGTATCCTCCTCTATTCTGGAGGCATTTATTATAAGTAAAAATCTGTAATTGTTGTCATTATCAAGACGATAAATAATTAAATCATCAATTATGCCGCCTTCTTCGTTAATAAGTTGAGTGTAAACAGCTTTTCCTGAAGGTAATTTAGAAATATCTTGAGGAACAAGCTTTTGAAGAAAGCTTATTGAATCTTTTCCGCTGATAAAAACTTGTCCCATGTGGGAAACATCAAATAAACCTGCTTTTTTTCTTACTGTCAAATGTTCTTCTATAATGCCGGAATACTGAAGAGGCATTTCCCATCCGGCGAAAGGAACCATTTTTGCTCCTATTTTTTTATGTTCTTCATATAATGCTGTTTTACTAAAACCCTTTTCGCTATCCATAATCGTATTTTTCCTAATTTAAAAATAAATTAACAACATAAAATTATTATTTGAGTGTCAATACTATTTTATGATAAATTTTTTGTTTTGTGGTCAGAATATTTTAACTGTAAACAAATATTTATAAACCACTAAAAAAATCTACGGTCCTCCGGTGGAAGAAAATAAAGAAATCATGCTTATTGCAGCAGGAGCAAGAATTACAATGAATGTTGCGGGCAAAATAAACAATATTAGAGGTATAGACATTTTTACGCCTGCTTTTGAAGCTAATTCTTCGGCTTTTTGTCTTCTCTTTACTCTTACAGTTTCAGAATATACTCTTAAAGATTGAGCAAT
This DNA window, taken from bacterium, encodes the following:
- the gcvPA gene encoding aminomethyl-transferring glycine dehydrogenase subunit GcvPA, which codes for MHNFLPHTKETRQEMLNEIGLNSIEDLFINIPAKAKINNLNIPEGLSELEAKKRLQELANKNKTAQNCISFLGGGTYNRYIPSCINTITQRSEFITAYTPYQPEVSQGTLQVIYDYQSMLCNLTGMDVANASVYDGATACAEAILMASRITKKTKALVSYVLNPDYKKVIRTYCYGAGIEIEYLSISEGHSEISDEINLDDYACVLIQNPNYLGCTENLVKISEKTINSKAKLIICADIVSLAILNNPSKYNADIVVGDLQQLGLGMNYGGPHCGFIACKNEYLRQIPGRIVGLSKDRDGSDAFTLTIQTREQHIKREKAASNICSNQALMALTATIYLSVTGPEGLKEIANISVQRAHYLAEKLNEIKGIKVLYSDFLNEFAIKVESVSADELIKKLEAENILAGINLGNKFKEFEDCILVAITEMNEVQDLDKFISVLKEIL
- the gcvH gene encoding glycine cleavage system protein GcvH; translation: MTTDMTNILCTKSHEYLVKENKILKIGVTDFAVEQLGDVVFIELPEVDSSFKKGDIFGTIESVKAASELYLPVSGTVVEINEKVVEQPELINNDCFGEGWLVKIKDFKESEIAETMTYQEYKEFIQEED
- the gcvT gene encoding glycine cleavage system aminomethyltransferase GcvT, which codes for MDSEKGFSKTALYEEHKKIGAKMVPFAGWEMPLQYSGIIEEHLTVRKKAGLFDVSHMGQVFISGKDSISFLQKLVPQDISKLPSGKAVYTQLINEEGGIIDDLIIYRLDNDNNYRFLLIINASRIEEDTAWLLGNKENSDLVIDNQSNNLSMIALQGPLASDILANMGITKENQPKRFFIKESKLLNTDVLVASTGYTGEDGFEIIIKNEEAARLWEEILSKGEKFGLKPIGLAARDTLRLEAGLFLYGQDMNENTTPVEASLTWTISKDKKEDYFGKNKILSQINQKNEAKKLVGFKMIDKSIPRHDYRIYINNEDAGVVTSGGVASFISENIGLGYINTGKSTSVGTKIDIMIRGKLHPAEIVKRPFYSHN